The Acidimicrobiales bacterium genomic sequence CGCGCCTCGGCGCCGCCGCGGGAGCGACGGCGCCGAGGTGGTCCGGGGGGATCCGGGATCTAGGGGACGAGGCCGCCGCCGGGGCAGGGGCCCGACTGCCCACCGGGGGTCGGCGGGTGCGGTCGGGACGGACGGCCGGTGGGAGGTTCGCCTTCCCCCGGGCGCCTCCTGCCAATCCGTTCGGCGTTCCACGGCCCGGTTCGGTCGAGGCCGGCCGGGCAGAGCGCGGCTGGCGCCTCGGTCCGTGGGAGCCCTAGCCTCGGTTACCGAGCGGTAACATCCGCCGTCTCGCCACCCCACCCCGGGAGGGGCCCGATGTCCGAGTTCTCCCTCGCCCTCAACGAGGACCAGCTCCAGCTCCAGAAGTGGATCCACGACTTCGCCGAGGGCGTCGTGCGCCCGGCAGCCGAGGAGTGGGACGAGCGGGAGGAGTTCCCGTGGCCCATCGTGGAGGAGGCGGCCAAGATCGGCCTCTACGGCTTCGACTTCATGGCCCAGGCCATGATGGGCGACCCCACCGGGCTGACCATGCCGGTGGCCCTGGAGGAGCTGTTCTGGGGGGACGCCGGCATCGGCCTGTCCATCTTCGGCACCGGCCTGGCCGCGGCGGGCATCGCCGGCAACGGCACGCCCGAGCAGCTGGTCGAGTGGGTGCCCCAGTGCTACGGCACCCCGGAGAAGATCGCCCTGGGGGCGTTCTGCGTGTCCGAGCCCGACGCCGGGTCCGACGTGTCGTCGCTGCGGACCCGGGCCGTCTACGACGAGGCCAAGGACGAGTGGGTGCTGAACGGCACCAAGGCGTGGATCACCAACGGCGGCATCGCCGACATCCACGTGGTGGTGGCGGCCGTCGACCCCGAGCTCAAGGGCCGGGGCCAGGCCAGCTTCATCGTGCCGCCCAACACGCCCGGCCTCTCCCAGGGCCAGAAGTACAAGAAGCTCGGCATCAAGGCCAGCCACACCGCCGAGGTCGTGCTGGAGGACGTGCGGGTGCCCGGCCACTGCCTCCTCGGGGGCAAGGAGAAGCTGGACGAGAAGCTGGCCCGGGCCCGCGAGGCCAAGGCCAACCCGCAGAAGGCCGCCGGGTCGGGCAAGCAGCCGGCCATGGCCACCTTCGAGGCCACCCGCCCGGCGGTGGGGGCCCAGGCCATCGGCATCGCCCGGGCGGCGTACGAGTACTCGCTGCAGTACGCCCAGGAGCGCAGGGCCTTCGGCAAGGCCATCATCGAGAACCAGGCCATCGCCTTCATGCTGGCCGACATGATCACCGAGATCGACGCCGCCCGGCTGTTGGTGTGGCGGGCGGCGTGGCTGTCCCGCAACGGCACCTACGTCAACGCCGAAGGCAGCCAGTCCAAGCTGAAGGCCGGTCGGGTGGCGGTGTGGGCCACCGAGCGGGCCATCCAGATCCTGGGCGGCTACGGCTACGTCCGCGAGTACCCCGTGGAGCGCTGGCACCGCGACGCCAAGATCTACGACATCTTCGAGGGCACCGAGCAGATCCAGCAGCTCGTCATCGCCCGAGCCATCAGCGGCCTGAGGATCGAATAGTCGGTCTCGCCTCCGGCCTGGGTTCCTACGCCGGTGGGGTCGGATGGAGGATGTTCCGACCGCAGAGAATGGAAGGGCTGGGGTACAGCTTCCTCAGGCCCCTCGACCGACCTCTGGGAGGGCTCCTCCCAGCAATGCGAGGCGGCGAGCAGATGTTTGGCGGCCGCTAGGAGCTCGTCACGCGCCGCCTGCCAGGTGGCGCGGTCCACGAAGGCAGGCCGTCCCGGGGTCGGCCAAGGGTGCTGAACCTCAACCTGGTGACCCTGGACGGCCTGCGGGACGAACTAGACGCCGCGGTGCACGAACGGTCGCCACCAGATGCAAGCTGAACCGGCGGTGGCTGAACTGCTGAGGCCAAATGGTCGGCCGGCAGTGCCGCTAGATCCACTGACCATCCGACCTGCGAGGCGCACGGTGCCCTGGGCCTACGACCGCCGCCATGTTCTGAGCCACCTCCCGCAGCGCTCGGCCCGCCTCGTTCCGACCCGAGGTCGACGTCGAGGGCGAGACCACCCGGGTCCTGGTCGAGCAGGTCGGTGCGGTGGACGTGGCTCGGCTCGGTGCCCTGGTCGGACACCTCGGCCGGGAAGAGCTGTGGGGCATCGACGATGCCTTGACCACCGTCCTCGGGCTTCGCTGACCGGCGGGCCCAGCGTCGGGTCAAGGGTGTCGGAGGCCCGCTCGGCACAGCACCGGTGCCGCCAGGGGGACGAGGGCCGGTCCGCCAGAGGCGGCTCGGCGGACCTCGGCCCCTCGTTCAGTCGACGGCGGTGGGGGCGGGCTCCATGACGCCGGCGTCGATGACCTCGCCGGCCGCGGCGTCGGCGGCGGTGGCGCCGGGCACCGGGTGGGCCGGGGCGGTGGCCCCCCGGGGGAGCAGGAACCAGGCGGCCACCGCGGCCGAGAACACCACCACCGCGCCCACGGTGGCGGCCAGGCCCAGTCCGTCCACGAAGGCCTGCTGGCCGGCGGCCTGCAGGGCCTGGCCCGGGGCCCCGCCCAGCTGCCGGGCCACCTCGAGGGCCCCGGTCAGGCCCGACTCGGCCACACCGCGGGCCTGCTCGGGCAGGCCGGTGAGGGCGG encodes the following:
- a CDS encoding acyl-CoA dehydrogenase family protein, which encodes MSEFSLALNEDQLQLQKWIHDFAEGVVRPAAEEWDEREEFPWPIVEEAAKIGLYGFDFMAQAMMGDPTGLTMPVALEELFWGDAGIGLSIFGTGLAAAGIAGNGTPEQLVEWVPQCYGTPEKIALGAFCVSEPDAGSDVSSLRTRAVYDEAKDEWVLNGTKAWITNGGIADIHVVVAAVDPELKGRGQASFIVPPNTPGLSQGQKYKKLGIKASHTAEVVLEDVRVPGHCLLGGKEKLDEKLARAREAKANPQKAAGSGKQPAMATFEATRPAVGAQAIGIARAAYEYSLQYAQERRAFGKAIIENQAIAFMLADMITEIDAARLLVWRAAWLSRNGTYVNAEGSQSKLKAGRVAVWATERAIQILGGYGYVREYPVERWHRDAKIYDIFEGTEQIQQLVIARAISGLRIE